From a single Apium graveolens cultivar Ventura chromosome 2, ASM990537v1, whole genome shotgun sequence genomic region:
- the LOC141708571 gene encoding membrane-anchored ubiquitin-fold protein 3-like produces the protein MAEGDEGIELKFRIFDGTDIGHRTYPPSTTVATLKQRLVTEWPQDKSVIPKSVSDMKLIHAGKFLENSKTLSESRIHIGDLPGGVITMHVVVQPPVAKKKTDKNKDEKPKQSTCSCTIL, from the exons ATGGCTGAAGGAGATGAAGGCATTGAGCTTAAGTTTCGAATCTTTGATGGAACAGATATAGGTCATAGAACCTATCCTCCGTCTACCACTGTTGCAACTCTTAAGCAAAGGCTCGTTACTGAATGGCCTCAAG ATAAGTCTGTTATTCCAAAATCAGTAAGTGATATGAAACTTATTCATGCGGGGAAGTTTTTGGAAAATAGCAAGACACTTTCCGAGTCCAGAATACACATTGGTGACCTTCCTGGAGGTGTCATAACAATGCATGTAGTGGTTCAACCTCCTGTTGCAAAGAAAAAGACAG ACAAGAACAAGGATGAAAAGCCTAAACAGAGTACGTGCTCGTGCACTATCCTGTAG